Below is a window of Catalinimonas alkaloidigena DNA.
AGCGCCAACGCAACTGGACCTCCGAGGGAATTGCCGCCGTCTCTGAAACCATTCGCACCCACCAAAACCAAAAAGACATTTACGATCGGCTACTGATGCAGATCGTTCAGTACATGGACGTTAATCAGGGCGCGCTTTACATCGTGGAAGGCAGCGATGAGGACCTGCGGCTGAGCATGAAAGGCTGCTACGCCTACTCGCGTAAAAAATACCGTGACTACTCCTGCAAACCCGGCGAAGGCCTGATCGGACAAATCTACCTGGAGCGGGAGGCCCTCGTAATGACCGAAATTCCCCCCCAATATGTAAAAATTACCTCCGGGGTCGGCGCGGCCACGCCTTCGTCGCTGGCCGTCATTCCGCTCAAGGTGAACGAAAGTGTGGAAGGCATTCTGGAATTGGCTTCGTTCCGTGCTTTTGAGGAATACGAAGTCGAGTTTTTAACGAAACTAGGTGAGTCGATTGGCTCGTTCGTCCAGAGCCATCGGGTTAGTGAACACACCCGGGCCCTCTTGGAAGAGACGCAACTTCAGGCGGAGATGATGCGAGCGCAGGAAGAGGAAATGCAGCAGAACATGGAAGAGCTGGCGGCCACGCAGGAAGAATACGAGCGGAAAACGCGGCAATACGAGAAGCAAATCGAAGACTACAAACAGGAAATCCGGGAGCTACAGCAGCTCATGGCCACCAAAGTTTAACGTAACAGCGAATCAGGAAAAAAGCCCGCTATGTTCGAATATAGCGGGCTTTTTGTTTATCCAGCTTACGCAACGCCTAGAGTAGAGCACTAGTATTTTACAATCCGTTGGATCGGCAAGCCTTCTGAGTGCAGAAAATAAAGTCCGGTAGGCAGATGCTGGACCGAGATTTCGGTTTGTCCTACCACCTCCTGTCGCATGACTTCGCGGCCTAACGTATTGAAAATACGTATTGAATGAGAGCCGTCTGCTTCGACTGTGAGTACATCACGAACAGGATTCGGGTAGATTGACAAGGAGAAGTTTGTTGTAGCTTGTGCTCCAGAAGCTGATCTGACCAATGGACTGCTGTACGCATCAATCTGAATATCCCCCATCTTGACAGGAGTAGTTGGGTCTGCGTTATCATCTGCCCCGGATTGAGTGTCATAAACAACAACGCCTCCTGCATCTTGATCCCAAATTTTGACACGAAGCATGTCAGGAGCACTACTGCTGTGCAGATCACTGTCTATCGAAGAGATGAGGAATCCGTAATTCCCGCTACCGTTGATCTTGCCTGTGCCTTGAAAGATGGCATTATCATCGTTAATGGCTAACCATTCAAAATCTTCACTCAGAAATTCGCCCACTGATGCAACTGTTAATCC
It encodes the following:
- a CDS encoding GAF domain-containing protein; amino-acid sequence: MPPKLRRKIGPTNILAFLLITTVAIPFVGISLLYYPSLAWIPAAGGITCALVIMMNYWGGIAVSRYIISLLPFFLASSYNRILCGPGDEPITSVFLVEFSFALIPFVIFDLEEKVALAILCSITFLGIMTFPITSQWVTLEADTTVIRQGWVSVVANALGVLTGFGCLIGLASINKQAEKQVEQMLTLAEEKNTAMEEASESLRLNLEQLEAAKESERQRNWTSEGIAAVSETIRTHQNQKDIYDRLLMQIVQYMDVNQGALYIVEGSDEDLRLSMKGCYAYSRKKYRDYSCKPGEGLIGQIYLEREALVMTEIPPQYVKITSGVGAATPSSLAVIPLKVNESVEGILELASFRAFEEYEVEFLTKLGESIGSFVQSHRVSEHTRALLEETQLQAEMMRAQEEEMQQNMEELAATQEEYERKTRQYEKQIEDYKQEIRELQQLMATKV